aataaataaataacaatatttgaTTGGTATCCAATTCCTGCATTTGATTCTGGAATTGAAATTGATCTTTGGATTTTAATGAGCCCAAACTGTAGCTTTAGTATTCAGAATTCTTTGCAAGTGAGCCaacttattacatttaaatcttgtgtttatttcttgtgtttcttgtgttttgtgtctccAGGGCTCTGAAACAGAGGGCAAGGAGAGAGATGGAGCCTCAGACAATGAGACCAAATCAGACTCTGGGGTTCCTGAGGTTCCCGTTTCTGCCGATGACACACCAGAGGTTCTCAACAAAGCCCTCTCTGGACTTTCCTCACGGTAAGCATCCCTAAATTTCATACTAAAATGACAGACAAAAAAGTGTGTATAAAGCGTCCCTTTCCACAGCAGATTACTGGCATGTCGCTGTGAACACCAGAGTATTCATTCAATAAAAAGGCCACTGGAGCTTTTAGTGCTCGCATTAAGAAGATTATATTTCCACCCAATATGCTTTGTGTTAATGTGTTTGCCTCTCCTGCAGATGGAAGAACTGGTGGGTGAGGGGCATCCTCACGCTGGCTATGATCTCCTTCttctttatcattatttaccTGGGCCCGATGGTGCTGATGATGATTGTGAGTGTTTTTCTTCTTACTGTTGTAAAACACCAACAGATCTTTCACTGACGACTTAAAAACTACAATATATTGTCTCTTTGTTGCTTTTATTCATGCATATTAAATTACTCAGCTAAGCAGCAGCATTTTGCTGAATGTTCATGCAGGTCTGCAGGTATTTTTATGATATCGTCTGATAAAAGATTGTTTAAGTTATTGACTGCCAGTTAAGAGCAGCAAAAACACAGGATGGAATCTTGCTTTAAAAAGCAGCTATAAATAGCACTTCAGGGTGGAACTAGTTGGCCGCCTGTTGGTTTTTTCATTGTTGTCCTTTGTGCGTCTTCCACAGGTGTTGTGTGTTCAGATCAAGTGCTTCCATGAGATCATCACAATTGGTTACAGCGTGTATCACTCTTACCACCTGCCCTGGTTCAGAACACTAAGCTGGTGAGACCCGCGACATGCACCTGCCACCTTCATTTCCACGCcattgcctctctctctctcccttttctcATTATCTGTCACCCCagatctctctctgtctctctctcccaccGTGCGCTGCCTGTAATTAGAGAGCATCATCATCTTTCATCTTATCGTAAAATGGCTGTCTTAATGTCTTACCAGgtctttcattttctgtttaaaatcagTAAGTGCTGCACTTGTTTATTCGTCCAGCTATACATGCTATCACCAGCTGTATAGAGGTATGGAAATTCACTCTGGTTTAGACCACAGTCAAACTGTAGCGTAGTTCATTTTAGATGCGAAAGAGAAGGTTCACCAGGTTGTTTAAGTAATGTGAAAATCCCACTGAATTATTTGTAAAGTTTTAGAATTTAGTGTTGAGTTAACCACGACAGTTCACCCAGAAccccaaaatgtattcatttaaatcattaattactcacctcaTGTTTTTGACCATCGTTCAttttagaacacaaatgaagatatttttttttaagaaatataagaCAAAAAGTATTCCTTTTCCAATGTCCTTACTATCTTTTTTTGGTCTTGAATGTGGTAGTTGCATTGATGACTAGCTCCggatttcctcaaaaatatcgTAATTTTTGTTCttacgggtttgaaacaacacgagggtgaataattaatgacacagttttcattttgggtgaactaatcctttaaacgTTTGGAAAATCTTCAGGTTTCTATATGCCAAACGTCAATATGTAGAAACTCTGAAGTAGTAATCTGAGATCCTAAGGCCTTTGGGAAGGTTTTCAAATACCTCTTATGAAGAAATGTCATATTTTCATGTccaaaatcaaaagataaaactgttttaagtTTGCATGTGGGTGGATCTCCAGTAACAGAACTGGGCATCCTCATATTTAGTTACATAAGTCTAAACGTAGGTTTTAGTTGCTTAATGCGACGATATTGTCATTAGTTGTCTTGTGTGCAGAGTATGACATTTCTTGATTTACCACGGTTCAACTGGTGAACTTTTCTTTGAACTAATTTTTAGGCTTTTGTAAATAAGATATTTGGCAAATCGGGTATAAGTAGAACCATTTCTCTTTGTTAGTCCTTCCGTGTAGCCCAAGGTCATGATCCTATTTGAGCTGCTGCTCAGCTACAGTCTAACCATTTCCTGCATTTCCTAACAAATCGGCCCATTATAATTACTTTGACAACCATTTGAAGCACTTTGATTAATGAATGGATGTGAAAGGACTTTGTCAAAATAATGTCTGACTGCCAGTTTTAACGGTTTTTGACAGGTACTTCCTGTTGTGCGTGAACTACTTCTTCTATGGTGAAACGGTAACAGACTATTTCTTCACACTGGTGCAGAGGGAGGAGCCTCTACGCATCCTCAGCAAATACCACCGCTTCATTTCCTTTGCCCTGTACCTCACAGGTTAGAGCCTCATCTTTCCTTCATGCACGCCACTTTTATATGCCATTGATGTTTCTGGCTTTAAGGTCTTTGGGAACTAATAGTTCTTACTGTTACTGCTCGGTCCAACAACTACTACTGTTTCACACAGAATGCTGAAAGCAAAATCAGATGCAGTCTTCAACATGTGATTGCTGCTACCAGTTGAAATGTGGACGtaatgattttagatttttcgGTGTTGGTTTTTTCATGAGCGTTAAGTTAATGTAATCCAGGATGTGGTTAGGCTCTATGCCTGTCTGTGCACCtcgctctttttctctttcaaaaagGATGCTAAACAGCAGATTTTGTCAGAAGCTAAATGAGAAGTCATgatgtttttcttattattttgaaaaaacacattaacattttatcacAGCTACAATACAAACAGATAGTTAAACGGTTCTTATCGaagcaagaaaaaagaaaaggaaaacaaaatacaCGCCAAACAAAATAGGCAGTGTGATCAAAATAGGTATATAAACAGGATAAGAAGagcacaattaaaataatatttattaattgatattaaataaaagtttatatgTATGAAGCAccaaaaacaggaaataattatgtaaactttgaatatataaatgtaaattgggaatatatatttgtaaatcaGAATCTGAATATACACTTGTaagtctaaatataaataaaaaaaaaaatatataaatattaatcatgaattatattatgtagtagtttatattatgaataatttattcagtCAATAATAAGcatgaaaaaatcatttatatattaagaatTATAACTAcacatttacaatttacatttatatattcatttatatattaactacATTGATTTACTTCTATACATTCATGATTTACAATTACATGTTATATAATTCTGTTTGGTCTTCATAGACATCATATTTTGTCATTCATGTatgataagaataaaaataagaaaaccaAAGTTGCATATGAGTACCCTATTGATTATTTGTCTTTGAATGAAATGTGCCAGAataattgtttcattttctgtGTAGCACAGCTTGctgtatacatgtttttataaagaGTAACAACATTGTTTATTGGTGTAAAGTTAAACAAGATCCTCAGTTTATCATGTGCTGTCAGCAGACGGTAAAACATGTATAAACCTTGCAGATTGTTCAGTGTTACATGGTCTTGGTTTGGCTTAAACAGGTTTTCTTGGCCACTGGCTGGTTCCTGACAAACAGGACATAATTAGTGACAGTGTGACTGGCCTAAAATAGTCCTGTAGACATGTGGGGATGGCATTTGGTGGAACTAGAACTGTCTGTTttatcagatgtgtgtgtgtgtgtgtgttttccagggTTCTGCATGTTTGTTCTGAGCCTGGTGAAAAAGCACTACCGCCTACAGTTCTACatggtgagtgagtgagtgtgttaaTGTTCGTTTAGGCTATAGAATAAGTTCGAGAGTGTTTTTGTGCACACGCTCTGACATACTCTCTCAGACGTTCTACAAACACCCATGCGTTAGTCACTTTTTCTGGCGTTTGGACACAGACCTTACACATTTCCTATCTTTTCCATATCATAGCAGTGTCTTTTGTTCCAGATTTGAAGTGAATAGAGCTATTCATcccgtctttctctctccccaGTTCGGCTGGACCCATGTGACCTTGCTTATTGTGGTGACTCAGTCCCACTTAATCATTCATAACCTGTTTGAGGGGATGATCTGGTAAGATGACGTCTCCTGTGTACCACAATCAAAACctgtatttacacatttaaactgCTAAATCCAGTGTCATTCCACAATATTAGATACAGCACAGTTGCTTTTTCTGGTGTAGCTGATCAGTTTGTTAAAGAAtatctgtttctgtgtgcaCAGGTTTATTGTGCCCATCTCCTGTGTTATCTGTAATGACATCATGGCTTACATGTTTGGCTTCTTTTTCGGTCGCACCCCTCTCATCAAGGTTTGTGTTTTGAACACCCCagttgaataatattttatcaaatgtgaaatataataaaattgtggTATAATATTTAGCGGCATACTATTCAGAAGgatgctttaatgtttttaaagtgctttatactcaccaaggctctattacagtaaaacagtaatattattatgattttaaaaactatttttggttGTATGTTCCTTGTCAAAGCTATATTTTCAATCATTACTCCAGGGTTTGCTAATTTGGCACTCAAGAAgcatttatgaattttatataaaataaaattgtgctataaaattgcacatattttgtttttatggaaaCTGTGAAACCTTGCTATATATGCTATAAGGTGttatttacaataaggtgttgtttgttacattaataattgttagtattagtattagtaattgttagtattaactaacatgaacaaacaatgaacaatgcttttattacagtattcatCTTAGCTAATGTTCATtcatacaaatacaataatttgTTCATGTTAGATCACAATGCATTAACTCAtgttaataatgatttatttaatgttgaaattagcattaacttagcttaataaatgctgcagaagtcATGCTCATTcttaatgttatataatgtttaactataatgttaactaataagTTTCAtagttttttcacttttgatcagtattgtctttcatttttttaatttcattttattgaatgtTCTGTTAAATGTcctaaaatgtgtattttatcacataaactatattaaataatctGCAAATGTTATTATGTTTAAACTGTATAACTGCTGTTTTAGGATGTAAAATCCtgatagaattttttttgcaaaatattaaGCTTGATTTGTCTCCAAGCTTGATATTaatctctctttaaaaaaaaaaagcagttgcttttaatgtttttgtgtaatgCAGTAACATTCGTACATTTTTGAGTGTGGCTAAAATAACTGCTCTCAGTGTCCTCTGtgtaatgttgtttatttttagcacaGTTCTCTTAATACCAGAATTGTTTCTCTGCAGTTGTCTCCTAAGAAGACGTGGGAGGGGTTTATCGGGGTTTCTTCTGCCACTATTGTTTTTGGAATCTTAGTGAGTAATAATAACCCACTTCCTGTTCTTTGTCTGGTCTTCGCTGAATGTTTTCATGTAGATTTGGCAACCTTGGTGACGTAAGAATCATTATTGCCTCGATTGACACCTTGGAAGTCGCTGATAagttaatttaagttaattCGATGTGTCTGAACAATAACAAATCTTGTTTCGTCTCTTCTCTAGCTGTCCTACGTGATGGCAGGTTACCGCTACTTTGTGTGTCCTGTGGAGTTTAACAATGACTCAACAGTTTCACAGTAGACTGTGAGCCATCTGAGCTCTTCCAGCTTCACGACTATGGTCTGCCGCCTGTATTGCAGTCCCTCACGGGCtgggtaaaacacacacacacacacacgtacaccgTCTGTTAGACACTTTCTCCCCATGTCTCTCACTTGGTCTGTCCACTCCATCTctcttattgttatttttctgatCTTTGTGTCTGTTTACCAGTAGCAGCCATCTGCTGTCTTCCCACTCTCTGTGAATCTGTCACAGCCCTGCTTGACTCTGTGTTTTGTTGATGatgatattttttgaaaattcattttatgtattttgaaattGCACACAAATAAAGGCAGTTTTTCCATTTTCCTCTTAGACCACAGTAAAGCTGTACCCATTCCAGATCCACAGCATTGCTCTGTCAGCATTTGCCTCCATCATGGGACCTTTTGGAGGCTTTTTCGCCAGCGGCTTCAAAAGGGCCTTTAAAATCAAGGTGGGATCATCAGATCTCAAAAGAAAAGTGCTTCAGTCTTGGTTTCACTATTACCTACAGCAATCTTTACCAAAAGGAAGCTTAAGTTGTCTGTCTATGCAGTAACAGTGAAAGACATATTTCGAGCTTCAGTGCAGCTGAAGAGTTTCCTGTGTTTTAAACTCTGCTCACTCTGTCTTTCTGATCCCCATCACTGCAGGACTTTGCAAACACCATTCCAGGGCATGGAGGAATCATGGATCGCTTCGACTGTCAGTACCTTATGGccacatttgtaaatgtttacattgCCAGCTTTATCAGGTAAGACTGTTAGTGAATTTTCGGTACAGTTATGTATGGGTTTGTATACAACTTCTAATCATAACATACATTaccattaatataatataacatacatTACCATTCAACGGTTCTTGATCAACATTAAGgtttagtattttaatgtattttattcatgtgatgtcaaagctgaattttcaggagCCTTCAGAAATCGTGCTCAAGAAATGTTGAAAACGCAACATATGTCTTGTGGAATTTGTGATACATTTCACCTTGATGAATAGGAAGTTTGAAagaatagtatttattttatttatttatttatttttggttatgCGTTAAGGACTGAACTAACATTCAGGACTTATTTATATAGCTTACACTgtagaaaacaatatttgtttcaccttgaaataacttgttaccccacTGCATAAAGTTGAAACaacc
This genomic interval from Puntigrus tetrazona isolate hp1 chromosome 5, ASM1883169v1, whole genome shotgun sequence contains the following:
- the LOC122344656 gene encoding LOW QUALITY PROTEIN: phosphatidate cytidylyltransferase 2-like (The sequence of the model RefSeq protein was modified relative to this genomic sequence to represent the inferred CDS: inserted 1 base in 1 codon), whose product is MTACCYGDEGRSFGSETEGKERDGASDNETKSDSGVPEVPVSADDTPEVLNKALSGLSSRWKNWWVRGILTLAMISFFFIIIYLGPMVLMMIVLCVQIKCFHEIITIGYSVYHSYHLPWFRTLSWYFLLCVNYFFYGETVTDYFFTLVQREEPLRILSKYHRFISFALYLTGFCMFVLSLVKKHYRLQFYMFGWTHVTLLIVVTQSHLIIHNLFEGMIWFIVPISCVICNDIMAYMFGFFFGRTPLIKLSPKKTWEGFIGVSSATIVFGILLSYVMAGYRYFVCPVEFNNDXNSFTVDCEPSELFQLHDYGLPPVLQSLTGWTTVKLYPFQIHSIALSAFASIMGPFGGFFASGFKRAFKIKDFANTIPGHGGIMDRFDCQYLMATFVNVYIASFIR